One window of the Diospyros lotus cultivar Yz01 chromosome 12, ASM1463336v1, whole genome shotgun sequence genome contains the following:
- the LOC127787100 gene encoding galacturonosyltransferase 8 has translation MTNPTLRSSRVSHYDRSSGLAGAAIRAPASFVFKLFATVIAFTIFLFFTASLHLTSSTDSPDINVGSNTVGLIRRNILALKSDPLKPRLDQIRKQAEDHRSLALAYASYARKLKLENSKIVRVFADLSRNYTDLVSKPAYRALFDSDASSIDESVLRQFEKEVKERIKVTRQVIAEAKESFDNQLKIQKLKDSIFALNEQLTKAKKQGAFSSLIAAKSIPKSLHCVAMRLMEERIAHSEKYTDEGKPTPPEFEDPKLYHYAIFSDNVVAASVVVNSAVKNQKEPWKHVFHVVTDKMNLGAMQVIFKMKDYNGAHIEVKAVEDYKFLNSSYVPVLRQLESANLQRFYFENKLENATKDTTNMKFRNPKYLSMLNHLRFYLPEMYPKLHRILFLDDDVVVQRDLTGLWKIDMDGKVNGAVETCFGSFHRYAQYMNFSHPLIKEKFNPKACGWAYGMNFFDLDAWRKEKCTEQYHYWQNLNENRTLWKLGTLPPGLITFYSTTKPLDKSWHVLGLGYNPSISMEEISNAAVVHFNGNMKPWLDIAMNQFKPLWTRFVDYDNEYIQACNFGL, from the exons ATGACCAACCCAACGCTTCGAAGCTCGCGCGTATCGCACTACGATCGGAGCAGTGGACTCGCCGGCGCAGCGATTCGGGCCCCGGCTTCTTTCGTCTTCAAGCTCTTCGCCACAGTCATCGCCTTCaccatcttcctcttcttcaccgCCTCTCTCCACCTCACTTCCTCCACCGACTCCCCCGACATCAACGTC GGCTCGAATACAGTTGGCCTGATCCGGAGGAACATTTTAGCGTTGAAATCTGATCCATTGAAGCCGCGGCTGGATCAGATCAGGAAGCAAGCGGAGGATCATCGATCGCTTGCTCTCGCTTACGCTTCGTATGCTCGGAAGCTGAAGCTGGAGAACTCGAAGATCGTTAGGGTTTTCGCTGATCTGTCTCGGAACTACACGGATCTGGTCTCCAAACCTGCCTATCGGGCGCTGTTTGACTCGGATGCGAGCTCAATTGATGAATCGGTGCTTCGGCAATTCGAGAAGGAGGTGAAGGAGCGGATCAAGGTTACGCGGCAAGTAATCGCGGAGGCGAAGGAGTCTTTCGATAATCAGCTGAAGATTCAGAAGTTGAAGGACAGCATTTTTGCCCTTAATGAACAGTTAACGAAGGCGAAGAAACAAGGGGCGTTCTCGAGCTTGATTGCAGCGAAATCGATACCGAAAAGCCTGCACTGTGTCGCTATGAGGTTGATGGAAGAAAGAATCGCGCATTCGGAAAAGTACACGGACGAAGGGAAGCCGACGCCTCCCGAGTTTGAAGACCCGAAGCTTTACCACTATGCCATTTTCTCGGATAATGTGGTTGCAGCGTCAGTTGTGGTGAACTCGGCGGTGAAGAACCAAAAGGAGCCATGGAAGCACGTGTTTCATGTGGTGACTGATAAGATGAATCTAGGAGCAATGCAGGTTATATTCAAGATGAAGGATTATAATGGAGCTCACATTGAGGTGAAGGCGGTGGAGGATTATAAGTTTTTGAATTCTTCATACGTTCCGGTGCTTCGACAGCTTGAATCTGCAAACTTGCAGAGGTTTTACTTTGAGAATAAGCTTGAAAATGCAACCAAAGATACGACCAACATGAAATTTAGGAACCCCAAGTATTTGTCGATGCTGAATCATCTGAGGTTTTATTTGCCTGAAATGTATCCGAAGTTGCACAGGATCTTATTTTTGGATGATGATGTGGTTGTTCAGAGGGACCTAACAGGGTTATGGAAGATAGACATGGATGGAAAGGTGAATGGAGCTGTTGAGACTTGTTTTGGGTCATTCCACCGGTATGCACAATACATGAATTTCTCACACCCtttgataaaagaaaagtttAATCCCAAGGCGTGTGGATGGGCTTATGGGATGAATTTCTTTGATTTGGATGCTTGGAGAAAGGAGAAATGCACTGAACAATATCATTATTGGCAGAACCTG AATGAGAACCGGACCCTCTGGAAATTGGGAACCTTACCACCTGGTCTGATCACATTTTATTCCACAACAAAGCCACTAGACAAATCCTGGCATGTTCTTGGGCTTGGCTATAATCCAAGCATAAGCATGGAAGAGATTAGCAATGCTGCAGTTGTGCACTTCAATGGTAATATGAAACCATGGCTGGATATTGCTATGAACCAATTTAAGCCACTTTGGACAAGATTTGTTGACTATGACAATGAGTACATCCAGGCCTGCAATTTTGGCCTTTAG